In Opitutaceae bacterium TAV5, one genomic interval encodes:
- a CDS encoding iron permease encodes MDDIKGRLDKTAAFYADGKIPEAREAVQMAYFEVFENLEGPIRINISAKKSAELEATFGQIRKMIGNGRPAADVNARIDWLRKELDAALPVLAGGHRLVAEGQHGGHENDAIAPYWKIQLRVIDDRLAEAVSAYEKGNYALAREKTLRAQFDGFKNSELEIAVRRHRSTKQASAINLQFSALMGLAARPAPPPIFEFGYEVTTLLQDIADLLPELPLVREEHNLNPDGTPAASSATMAADTAPDRDWKAVSVQINDAVTAAIARYASGDPADTKAAMMAVQDAYFDLFEATGMENKVGARDASFKTIIEGHFTRIVSLMKAGQPVASLHEQAALLAADLDRAAAALGKAGSSSWDTFLFSLLIIVREGLEALLIVAAIVAYLIKNNHRDKLGLIRNSVFVALGASVLTAILFQWIFANSGASRELLEGFTMIVAVVVLFFMSYWLLSKTEAKNWKIYLEGKLSASLGKGSLFGLWFASFLAVYREGAETVLFYFALHSDAGGTASGNLAILSGFVLGSLLLVVAYIVMRFSVVKLPLKPFFLFTGSFLYLMAFVFAGKAVLELIEGKLFLPTLVSGVPTISWLGIYPYRETLAPQALLIVAALFALWVMRRQPSVDAPAAPVAARR; translated from the coding sequence ATCGACGACATCAAGGGCCGCCTCGACAAAACCGCCGCGTTTTACGCCGATGGCAAAATCCCCGAAGCCCGCGAGGCCGTCCAGATGGCCTACTTCGAGGTGTTCGAGAATCTCGAGGGCCCCATCCGCATCAACATCTCGGCGAAAAAAAGCGCCGAGCTCGAGGCGACCTTCGGCCAGATCCGCAAGATGATCGGCAACGGTCGCCCCGCCGCCGACGTCAACGCCCGCATCGACTGGTTGCGCAAGGAACTCGACGCCGCGCTCCCCGTCCTCGCCGGCGGCCACCGGCTCGTCGCCGAAGGCCAGCACGGCGGCCACGAAAACGACGCCATCGCGCCTTACTGGAAAATCCAGCTCCGGGTCATCGACGATCGCCTCGCCGAGGCCGTCTCCGCATACGAAAAAGGCAACTACGCCCTCGCCCGCGAAAAGACGCTCCGGGCGCAATTCGACGGCTTCAAGAATTCCGAACTCGAGATCGCCGTCCGCCGCCACCGCTCCACGAAACAGGCCTCCGCGATCAACCTGCAATTCTCCGCCCTCATGGGCCTCGCCGCCCGCCCTGCCCCCCCGCCCATCTTCGAATTCGGCTACGAAGTCACCACCCTCCTGCAGGATATCGCCGACCTGCTTCCCGAACTCCCCCTCGTCCGCGAGGAGCACAACCTCAATCCCGACGGCACGCCCGCAGCCTCCTCCGCCACCATGGCCGCCGACACCGCGCCCGATCGCGACTGGAAGGCCGTCAGCGTGCAGATCAACGACGCCGTCACCGCCGCCATCGCCCGCTATGCATCCGGCGATCCCGCCGACACCAAAGCCGCCATGATGGCCGTGCAGGACGCCTACTTCGATCTCTTCGAGGCCACCGGCATGGAAAACAAGGTCGGCGCGCGCGACGCTTCCTTCAAGACGATCATCGAAGGTCACTTCACCCGCATCGTCAGCCTCATGAAGGCCGGACAGCCCGTCGCCTCGCTCCACGAGCAGGCCGCGCTCCTCGCCGCCGACCTCGACCGCGCCGCCGCTGCGCTCGGCAAGGCAGGCTCCTCCTCGTGGGACACGTTCCTGTTCAGCCTTCTCATCATCGTCCGCGAGGGGCTCGAAGCCCTGCTCATCGTCGCCGCCATTGTCGCGTATCTGATCAAGAACAACCACCGCGACAAACTCGGCCTCATCCGCAATTCGGTTTTTGTCGCCCTCGGCGCCAGCGTCCTCACCGCGATTCTCTTCCAGTGGATTTTCGCCAACTCCGGCGCCAGCCGCGAACTCCTCGAAGGGTTTACGATGATCGTGGCCGTCGTCGTTCTCTTCTTCATGAGCTACTGGCTCCTGTCGAAAACCGAGGCGAAAAACTGGAAAATCTACCTCGAAGGCAAACTCTCCGCCTCGCTCGGCAAGGGCTCTCTCTTCGGCCTCTGGTTCGCCAGCTTCCTCGCCGTGTACCGCGAAGGCGCCGAGACGGTCCTCTTCTACTTCGCGCTCCACAGCGACGCCGGCGGCACCGCCTCCGGCAATCTCGCCATCCTCTCGGGCTTTGTCCTCGGCAGCCTCCTTCTCGTCGTCGCGTACATCGTCATGCGTTTCAGCGTGGTGAAACTGCCGCTCAAACCCTTCTTCCTCTTCACCGGCAGCTTCCTCTACCTCATGGCGTTCGTCTTCGCCGGCAAGGCCGTCCTCGAGCTCATCGAGGGCAAACTCTTCCTCCCGACGCTCGTCTCCGGCGTCCCCACGATCTCCTGGCTCGGCATCTATCCCTACCGCGAGACGCTCGCCCCCCAGGCTCTGCTCATCGTCGCCGCGCTGTTCGCCCTGTGGGTGATGCGCCGCCAACCCTCTGTCGACGCCCCCGCGGCTCCCGTCGCGGCCCGGCGCTGA